The Trichomycterus rosablanca isolate fTriRos1 chromosome 15, fTriRos1.hap1, whole genome shotgun sequence genome contains a region encoding:
- the LOC134328483 gene encoding NLR family CARD domain-containing protein 3-like — MEVERPDSPEPSRVSMKSDWSMGLPYNFKDGGCNPDLSVMEVGRPDSPKPSCVSMNSDWSMGLPYNFKDSGCYPDLSMMEDMRPDPSCVSMKRDRPMDPPTYCKNEDCFTDLGPQTKKFKITYRDHLESIFKELENKVISMLKNELNKFKNLLNEDYPACSEHEEKDVEDLSSFREGALKITLNVLKIINQTDLANTLQMNLVSVYQKKLKSNLREKCNRISEGISQHGSSILLNEIFTELYITEAWSGDVNKEHEVRQIEATSRRSATQEISIKCSDLFRDTSIRTVLTKGIAGIGKTVSVQKLILDWAEGKANQDVSFIFTLPFRELNLMKQENLSLMELLHQFFPEIKDLPSLDCDVYKVLFIFDGLDECRLPLDFQNNERLCNVTKSVKIDVLLTNFFKGNLLPSAHLWITTRPGAANLIPPECVAQVTEVRGFSDPQKEEYFRKRISVENMASKIITHIKSSRSLNVMCHIPVFCWISASVLKRILDGAEGKEIPKTLTQMFTHFLIFQIKHKEQKYHGKSDPDPHQTSKTILALGKLAFQQLEKGNLIFYEEDLTECVIDVKNTSVYSGVCTQIFREEAGLYLGQVFSFVHLSVQEFLAALYAFLTFINKNRNVQVMQNTGFFNIFKNYTNMSDFLKSAVDKALQSKNGHLDLFLRFLLGLSLESNQTLLRGLLPQTGSISYNKEEIVRYIKEKISENPSPEKSINLFHCLNELNDDSLVQEVQKYLNRNSSVYYDELRLSPAQWSALVFLMLNSDQELDEFDLNKYYSSHEGLLKMLPVVKESRKAMLVGCNLTEKSCEVLSSVLSSDSSNMKHLNLSYNKLKDSGVKLLSAGLENPHCKLEILELNDCNLTEKSCEVLSSVLSLNFSSLKALNLGYNNLTDSGVKLLSAGLGNPHCKLEILGLWSCSITDEGFTALASAVKSNPSSRLRELYLGGNRLGETGAKLLNGL, encoded by the exons ATGGAGGTTGAGAGACCAgattcacctgaacccagcCGTGTCTCCATGAAGAGTGATTGGTCAATGGGACTGCCATATAACTTTAAAGATGGAGGATGTAATcctgatctgag TGTGATGGAGGTTGGGAGACCAGATTCACCTAaacccagctgtgtctccatgaaCAGTGATTGGTCAATGGGACTGCCATATAACTTTAAAGACAGTGGATGTTATcctgatctgag TATGATGGAGGATATGAGACCAGATCCAAGCTGTGTCTCTATGAAGAGGGATCGGCCAATGGATCCTCCAACCTACTGTAAAAATGAAGACTGCTTTACAGATCTCGG ACCACAAACGAAGAAATTTAAAATTACTTACAGAGATCATTTGGAATCCATATTTaag GAACTAGAGAACAAAGTCATCAGCATGTTAAAGAATGAGCTAAACAAGTTCAAAAACCTCCTGAATGAAGATTATCCAGCATGCTCTGAGCACGAGGAGAAGGATGTGGAAGATCTGAGTAGTTTCAGAGAGGGGGCGCTAAAGATCACACTGAATGTTCTGAAGATCATAAACCAGACAGACCTCGCTAACACCCTGCAGATGA ATCTGGTCTCTGTGTATCAGAAAAAACTCAAATCCAACCTGAGAGAGAAATGTAACAGAATCAGTGAAGGAATCTCCCAGCATGGAAGCTCAATACTTTTGAATGAGATCTTCACAGAGCTCTACATCACAGAGGCTTGGAGTGGAGACGTCAATAAGGAACATGAGGTCAGACAGATTGAAGCGACATCCAGGAGATCAGCAACACAGGAGATTTCCATCAAATGCAGCGACCTCTTTAGAGACACGTCCATCAGGACTGTGCTGACTAAAGGAATcgctggaattggaaaaacagtctCAGTGCAGAAGTTAATTCTGGACTGGGCTGAAGGGAAAGCCAATCAGGATGTAAGCTTCATATTTACActtccttttagagagctgaaCTTAATGAAGCAGGAAAATCTCAGTCTGATGGAACTTCTTCATCAGTTTTTCCCAGAAATCAAAGATCTGCCATCATTAGACTGTGATGTATATAAAGTTTTGTTCATctttgatggtctggatgagtgtcgacttcctcttgattttcaaaataatgagcGGTTGTGTAACGTAACAAAGTCAGTAAAAATTGATGTGCTGCTGACAAACTTCTTCAAGGGGAACCTGCTTCCCTCTGCTCACCTCTGGATCACCACTCGACCAGGAGCAGCCAATCTGATCCCTCCCGAGTGTGTAGCCCAGGTAACAGAGGTACGAGGGTTCAGTGACCCTCAGAAAGAGGAGTACTTCAGGAAGAGGATCAGTGTAGAGAACATGGCCAGTAAAATCATCACTCACATAAAGTCATCAAGAAGCCTCAACGtcatgtgtcacattccagtCTTCTGCTGGATTTCAGCTTCTGTTCTAAAGAGAATTCTGGATGGAGCCGAGGGGAAAGAGatccccaaaactctgactcaaaTGTTCACCCACTTCCTGATCTTTCAGATAAAACACAAGGAACAAAAGTACCATGGGAAATCTGACCCTGATCCACACCAGACCAGTAAGACGATACTGGCACTGGGAAAACTGGCCTTCCAACAGCTGGAGAAAGGAAATCTGATCTTCTATGAAGAAGACCTGACAGAGTGTGTCATCGATGTCAAAAACACATCAGTGTACTCAGGAGTGTGCACCCAGATTTTTAGAGAGGAGGCTGGACTGTACCTGGGTCAGgtcttcagctttgtgcacctgaGTGTTCAGGAGTTTCTGGCTGCTTTATATGCATTTCTTACCTTcatcaacaaaaacagaaatgtgcaGGTGATGCAAAACACTGGATTCTTTAACATCTttaaaaactatacaaacatgTCTGACTTTCTGAAGAGTGCAGTGGACAAGGCCTTACAGAGTAAGAATGGACACCTGGATCTTTTCCTCCGCTTCCTCCTGGGTCTCTCACTGGAGTCCAATCAGACTCTCTTACGAGGCCtactgccacaaacaggaagtatCTCTTACAACAAAGAGGAAATTGTCAGGTACATCAAGGAGAAGATCAGTGAGAATCCCTCTCCAGagaaatccatcaatctgttccactgtctgaatgaactgaacGATGATTCTCTAGTGCAGGAGGTCCAAAAATACCTGAACAGAAACAGTTCTGTTTATTACGATGAACTCCGGCTCTCTCCTGCTCAGTGGTCGGCTCTGGTGTTTTTGATGCTAAACTCAGATCAGGAGCTGGATGAGTTTGATTTGAACAAATATTACTCATCACATGAAGGTCTTCTAAAGATGCTGCCAGTGGTGAAAGAATCGAGAAAAGCTAT gttggttggttgtaatctaacagagaaaagttgtgaagttctgtcctcagttctcagttcagACTCCTCCAACATGAAGCATCTGAACTTGAgttacaataaactgaaggattcaggagtgaagctgctctctgctggactggagaatccacactgtaaactggagatactgga GTTAAATGATTGTAATCtaacagagaaaagttgtgaagttctgtcctcagttctcagtttaaacttctccagtctgaaagctctaAACCTGGGTTACAATAACCTGacggattcaggagtgaagctgctctctgctggactggggaatccacactgtaaactggagatactggg GTTGTGGAGCTGCAGtattacagatgaaggttttactgctctggcttcagcagtgaaatcaaatccatcatcacgtCTGAGAGAACTGTATCTGGGCGGCAATCGTCTAGGAGAAACAGGAGCAAAACTGCTCAATGGTCTATAG